The following coding sequences lie in one Bordetella genomosp. 9 genomic window:
- a CDS encoding chorismate mutase produces the protein MQEPDPHGRPLRTYDDPGYVPLCETLADVRANIDRLDDEIVRLIAERAMYVKDAARFKGDAFQVSAPARQEEVFAKARALAQRHNRGFENLDQVVDATYRAMVAAFIANEQHYFNTMKKIGDSK, from the coding sequence ATGCAGGAACCCGATCCCCACGGACGCCCGTTGCGGACGTATGACGACCCCGGCTACGTCCCGCTGTGCGAGACGCTTGCCGACGTACGCGCCAACATCGACCGGCTGGACGATGAGATCGTGCGGCTGATCGCCGAGCGCGCCATGTACGTCAAGGACGCCGCGCGCTTCAAGGGCGACGCCTTCCAGGTGAGCGCGCCGGCGCGCCAGGAAGAAGTGTTCGCCAAAGCGCGCGCACTGGCGCAGCGACACAACCGCGGCTTCGAAAACCTGGACCAGGTCGTCGATGCGACGTATCGGGCCATGGTGGCCGCCTTCATCGCCAACGAGCAGCATTACTTCAACACCATGAAAAAAATCGGAGACTCGAAGTGA
- a CDS encoding Bug family tripartite tricarboxylate transporter substrate binding protein codes for MFPKTSGRLGRILACGALALAAVAPVASHADDYPSKPLRFIVPYPPGGPLDTMARMLAEKVRGDLGQPVIVENRSGAGGNIGADLAAKAQPDGYTLVMGAVATHAINPWLFSNLPYDPVKDFAPVTLVASVPNVLVVNVDFAKNNNIRNLGDLIAYAKANPGKLNYGSGGNGSAGHLAGELLKARAGIKVEHIPYQGAAPAQLALLSGQSDFMFDNLAASAPLIKDGKVKVLAVTTKARSSILPEVPTVEEAGVKNFDLGTWFGVFTTGGTPQPVVDKLNKAYSAALMQPDVRQRLLLMGSDAKPMSSAQFADFVRSEKDKYKEIVKVSGASLN; via the coding sequence ATGTTCCCGAAAACTTCAGGCCGCCTGGGCCGCATCCTGGCCTGCGGCGCGCTTGCGCTCGCGGCCGTGGCGCCTGTGGCCAGCCATGCCGATGATTATCCGTCCAAGCCGTTGCGCTTCATCGTGCCCTATCCCCCGGGCGGCCCGCTGGACACCATGGCGCGCATGCTCGCGGAAAAGGTGCGCGGCGATCTGGGACAGCCGGTGATCGTGGAAAACCGCTCCGGCGCCGGCGGCAATATCGGCGCGGATCTGGCGGCCAAGGCGCAGCCGGACGGTTATACGCTGGTCATGGGCGCGGTCGCTACGCATGCGATCAACCCCTGGCTGTTCTCCAACCTGCCGTACGACCCGGTCAAGGATTTCGCGCCGGTCACGCTGGTGGCGTCCGTCCCCAATGTGCTGGTCGTCAACGTCGATTTCGCCAAGAACAACAATATCCGGAACCTGGGCGATCTGATTGCCTACGCCAAGGCGAATCCCGGCAAGTTGAACTATGGTTCCGGCGGCAATGGCAGCGCGGGCCATCTGGCGGGCGAGCTTTTGAAGGCGCGCGCCGGCATCAAGGTCGAGCACATCCCTTACCAGGGCGCTGCGCCGGCGCAGCTGGCGCTGCTGTCGGGGCAGTCGGACTTCATGTTCGACAACCTGGCCGCGTCCGCCCCGCTGATCAAGGATGGCAAGGTCAAGGTGCTGGCCGTCACGACCAAGGCCCGCTCCTCGATCTTGCCCGAAGTGCCCACCGTTGAAGAGGCGGGCGTGAAGAACTTCGACTTGGGCACGTGGTTCGGCGTATTCACGACGGGCGGCACGCCGCAGCCGGTCGTGGACAAGCTGAACAAGGCCTATAGCGCGGCGCTGATGCAACCGGACGTGCGCCAGCGCCTGTTGCTGATGGGTTCGGACGCCAAGCCGATGTCGTCGGCGCAGTTCGCCGACTTCGTGCGCAGCGAGAAGGACAAGTACAAGGAAATCGTGAAGGTTTCGGGCGCCAGCCTGAACTGA
- a CDS encoding Bug family tripartite tricarboxylate transporter substrate binding protein produces the protein MGIAMLAPVAAAHAADWPSQPFRVLVPYGVGSSPDQVARIVSEKAGAILGQTMVVENKPGAGGNIGTFAIASAKPDGYTFGVSITGPLVNNTLLFDKLPYDPKRDLAPLTLAVHQPNVLVVPAKSGIQNVTQLLDEIRKNPDKFNFPSPGAGTVSHLAVELMLQQIGARAVHVPYPSSPAALTSVLSGDTQFAALPPIAVMPMVKDGRLRALAVTSSQRSSLLPDIPTLADAGVQGVEGSAWIGFVISSQVPADIRQKLADALIQAIKDPEVAKRLRAQYMDPVGDTPQAFRAYMDDELKRWGPLIEKLGIKGQ, from the coding sequence ATGGGCATCGCGATGCTGGCCCCCGTGGCCGCCGCGCACGCCGCCGACTGGCCCAGCCAGCCCTTCCGCGTGCTGGTGCCCTATGGCGTCGGCTCCAGCCCGGACCAGGTCGCCCGCATCGTCAGCGAAAAAGCCGGCGCCATTCTGGGCCAAACCATGGTCGTGGAGAACAAGCCCGGGGCCGGCGGCAATATCGGCACGTTCGCCATCGCCAGCGCCAAGCCGGATGGCTATACCTTCGGCGTATCGATCACCGGCCCGCTGGTGAACAACACTCTGCTTTTCGACAAGCTTCCCTACGACCCCAAGCGCGACCTGGCGCCGCTCACGCTTGCCGTGCACCAGCCCAACGTGCTCGTCGTGCCGGCCAAGTCCGGCATCCAGAACGTCACGCAGCTGCTGGACGAGATCAGGAAGAATCCGGACAAGTTCAACTTCCCCTCGCCGGGCGCGGGCACCGTATCGCATCTGGCCGTGGAACTGATGCTGCAGCAGATCGGCGCGCGGGCCGTGCACGTGCCCTACCCGTCGTCTCCGGCCGCGCTGACGTCGGTGCTGTCCGGCGACACGCAATTTGCCGCCCTGCCGCCCATCGCGGTCATGCCCATGGTGAAGGACGGGCGGCTGCGCGCGCTGGCCGTGACGTCGTCGCAGCGCTCGTCGCTGCTGCCCGATATTCCCACGCTGGCGGACGCGGGCGTGCAGGGCGTCGAAGGCTCGGCCTGGATCGGTTTCGTCATATCCTCCCAGGTGCCCGCGGACATCCGCCAGAAGCTCGCGGACGCGTTGATCCAGGCCATCAAGGATCCGGAAGTGGCCAAGCGCCTGCGCGCCCAATACATGGATCCCGTGGGCGACACCCCCCAGGCGTTCCGCGCCTACATGGACGACGAATTGAAGCGGTGGGGTCCGCTGATCGAAAAGCTTGGCATCAAAGGCCAGTAG
- a CDS encoding 3-hydroxybenzoate 6-monooxygenase, which yields MSGTSHQSVIVVGGGIGGLAAALALARLGIRVQVLEQAAQIGEIGAGIQLGPNAFAALDALGVGENARKRAVFTDHIIMMDAVDAQEVVRIDTGEAFRERFGGPYAVIHRTDIHLSILEAVRENPLIGFKTSTQVAGLEQDGNGVEVIDTNGERYRADAVVGCDGVKSVIRQRLVGDEARVTGHVVYRAVVERENMPEELRINAPVLWAGPRCHLVHYPLRGGQQFNLVVTFHSREQEVWGVREGSKEEVLSYFQGIHPRPHQMLDRPTSWKRWATADRDPVERWGEGRATVLGDAAHPMVQYMAQGACMALEDAVTLGAAVRACDMDLEAGFRRYESVRIPRTARVVWSTREMGRIYHAQGVERLVRNSLWEGRTQSQFYDALQWLYGWRVPTF from the coding sequence ATGAGCGGGACATCTCATCAATCCGTCATCGTCGTCGGTGGCGGGATCGGCGGGCTGGCGGCGGCGCTGGCGCTGGCGCGCCTGGGCATTCGCGTGCAGGTGTTGGAACAGGCCGCGCAGATCGGTGAGATCGGGGCTGGGATCCAGCTGGGGCCCAATGCCTTCGCGGCGCTGGATGCGCTGGGCGTCGGCGAGAACGCCCGCAAGCGCGCGGTGTTCACCGACCACATCATCATGATGGACGCGGTGGATGCGCAGGAAGTGGTGCGGATCGATACGGGGGAAGCCTTCCGGGAGCGATTCGGCGGTCCCTACGCCGTCATTCACCGCACGGACATACACCTGTCCATTCTGGAAGCGGTACGCGAGAACCCGCTGATCGGGTTCAAGACATCGACGCAGGTCGCGGGCCTTGAGCAGGACGGCAACGGCGTGGAAGTCATCGACACGAATGGCGAGCGCTATCGCGCGGATGCCGTGGTGGGCTGCGATGGCGTCAAATCCGTGATCCGGCAGCGGCTGGTGGGCGATGAGGCGCGGGTCACCGGCCACGTGGTCTATCGAGCCGTGGTCGAGCGCGAGAACATGCCCGAGGAATTGCGCATCAATGCCCCGGTCCTGTGGGCCGGCCCGCGCTGCCACCTGGTCCACTATCCCTTGCGAGGCGGGCAGCAGTTCAATCTGGTCGTCACCTTCCACAGCCGCGAGCAGGAGGTCTGGGGCGTGCGCGAAGGCAGCAAGGAAGAAGTGCTGTCCTATTTCCAGGGCATCCATCCGCGCCCGCACCAGATGTTGGACCGCCCGACTTCGTGGAAACGCTGGGCCACGGCGGACCGCGATCCGGTCGAACGCTGGGGCGAGGGGCGCGCGACGGTGCTGGGGGACGCCGCGCATCCGATGGTGCAGTACATGGCCCAGGGCGCCTGCATGGCGCTGGAGGACGCCGTCACGCTGGGCGCCGCCGTCCGCGCCTGCGACATGGACCTGGAAGCGGGTTTCCGCCGCTACGAGTCGGTGCGCATCCCGCGCACGGCGCGCGTGGTGTGGTCCACCCGCGAAATGGGGCGCATCTATCACGCCCAGGGGGTGGAACGCCTGGTGCGCAATTCGCTGTGGGAAGGACGCACGCAATCGCAGTTCTACGACGCGCTGCAGTGGCTGTACGGCTGGCGCGTGCCCACCTTCTGA
- the maiA gene encoding maleylacetoacetate isomerase, whose product MQLYSFFNSSTSYRVRIAMALKGLRYDYLPVNIRVLEHRKDDYVDRNPSASVPLLVDGEMSLGQSLAIIDYLDAAHPKPRLLPQDPALRARVLEVSSVIACDMHPVNNLRILRYLQDVLGVSAEQKNAWYAHWIREGMTAVETLLQRHGSGAYCFGDAPTLADCCLVPQIANAERMGCDMSAYPRAMAVYAHCQAQPAFQQAAPRNQPDFIA is encoded by the coding sequence ATGCAACTCTACAGCTTCTTCAATAGCTCGACCTCATACCGGGTACGCATCGCCATGGCCTTGAAGGGCCTGCGGTACGACTATCTGCCGGTCAACATCCGCGTGCTGGAGCACCGCAAGGACGACTACGTCGATCGCAATCCCTCGGCCAGCGTGCCGCTGCTGGTGGACGGCGAAATGAGCCTGGGCCAGTCCCTGGCGATCATCGACTATCTGGACGCGGCCCATCCAAAGCCGCGCCTGTTGCCACAGGACCCCGCGCTTCGCGCGCGCGTCCTGGAAGTGAGCAGCGTCATCGCCTGCGATATGCACCCTGTCAACAACCTGCGCATCCTGCGCTACCTGCAGGACGTCCTTGGCGTATCGGCGGAGCAGAAGAACGCCTGGTACGCGCACTGGATCCGCGAAGGCATGACTGCCGTCGAAACGCTGCTGCAACGCCACGGCAGCGGCGCTTATTGCTTTGGCGATGCGCCCACCCTGGCCGACTGCTGCCTGGTGCCGCAGATCGCCAATGCCGAACGCATGGGGTGCGATATGTCGGCCTACCCGCGCGCCATGGCGGTGTACGCGCACTGCCAGGCGCAGCCGGCGTTCCAACAGGCCGCTCCCCGCAACCAGCCCGACTTCATCGCGTAG
- a CDS encoding FAD-dependent oxidoreductase has protein sequence MYVTEPSRRIAVHGEFDVVVLGGGPAGLLAAASAARNGASVLLIERYGFLGGMGTAAGVSNFCGLHANIHGDIQQVVHGMTDELLDRMRAMDGLNEPHLILGKIHAQAYDISAFKCAADGLLHDSGARVLFHAQACGVTRNDDGQLDAVILETKSGRQAVRARIFVDCTGDADLAHWAGLPYEKGDAQGHMLYPTLMFKVGNVDAARAQEAWKTIPQLMDQAEASGEFRFPRRGAIVRPQKHDYEWRVNVTQLCNADGSAADGTDAVSLSAGELEGRRQIVEYLKFLRAKVPGFENAYVLDIAPQLGIRETRRVVAEYMLSKEDVLGCADFEDSIGVNGWPLEIHMAGDVKWVWPPIPESRGYNQLPFRMIVPRRAAGQPDNVLVAGRCAGMTHEGQSAARVSGSCFVMGEAAGTAAAMALQRGIAPRDLPAAELQQRLRQQGVWL, from the coding sequence ATGTATGTGACCGAACCTTCGCGACGCATCGCCGTACACGGCGAATTCGACGTGGTTGTTTTGGGAGGCGGGCCCGCCGGGCTGCTGGCCGCCGCAAGCGCGGCACGCAACGGCGCCAGCGTGCTGCTGATCGAGCGCTACGGCTTCCTGGGCGGCATGGGCACGGCCGCCGGCGTCTCGAATTTCTGCGGCCTGCACGCCAACATCCACGGCGATATCCAGCAGGTCGTGCACGGCATGACGGATGAACTGCTGGACCGCATGCGCGCGATGGACGGCCTGAACGAGCCGCATTTGATCCTGGGCAAGATCCACGCGCAGGCCTACGACATTTCCGCATTCAAATGCGCGGCGGATGGTCTGCTCCACGACAGCGGCGCGCGCGTCCTGTTCCATGCGCAGGCCTGCGGCGTGACGCGCAACGATGACGGCCAGCTGGACGCCGTCATCCTGGAAACCAAATCGGGCCGGCAGGCTGTGCGCGCGCGCATCTTCGTCGATTGCACGGGCGACGCCGATCTGGCCCATTGGGCGGGCCTGCCCTACGAAAAGGGCGATGCGCAAGGTCACATGCTCTATCCCACTCTGATGTTCAAGGTGGGGAACGTGGACGCCGCGCGGGCGCAGGAAGCGTGGAAGACGATTCCACAGCTGATGGACCAGGCCGAAGCCAGCGGCGAGTTCCGTTTCCCGCGGCGCGGCGCCATCGTGCGTCCGCAGAAACACGACTACGAGTGGCGGGTCAACGTCACACAGCTTTGCAACGCCGACGGGTCCGCGGCCGACGGCACGGACGCCGTTTCACTGTCCGCCGGCGAGCTGGAGGGCCGGCGCCAGATCGTCGAATACCTGAAGTTCCTGCGCGCCAAGGTGCCGGGTTTCGAGAACGCCTATGTCCTCGACATCGCGCCGCAGCTCGGCATCCGCGAAACTCGGCGGGTCGTCGCCGAGTACATGCTGTCGAAGGAAGACGTACTGGGTTGCGCCGACTTCGAGGACAGCATCGGCGTAAACGGCTGGCCTCTTGAGATCCATATGGCGGGCGACGTGAAATGGGTGTGGCCGCCGATCCCCGAATCGCGCGGCTACAACCAGCTGCCGTTCCGCATGATCGTGCCGCGCCGGGCGGCCGGCCAGCCGGACAACGTGCTGGTGGCGGGACGCTGCGCCGGCATGACGCACGAGGGACAATCCGCCGCGCGCGTCAGCGGCAGCTGCTTCGTGATGGGAGAAGCGGCCGGCACGGCGGCGGCCATGGCGCTGCAACGCGGCATCGCTCCCCGGGACCTGCCCGCAGCCGAGCTGCAGCAGCGACTGCGTCAGCAGGGGGTGTGGTTATAA
- a CDS encoding amino acid ABC transporter ATP-binding protein produces MAEAIIRMQGVNKWYGQFHVLRNINLDVAPGERIVICGPSGSGKSTLIRCINRLEEHQQGQIVVNGTELTNDLKHIETIRREVGMVFQHFNLFPHLTVLENLTLGPMWVLKKPRAEAEATALKYLERVRIPEQANKFPGQLSGGQQQRVAIARSLCMSPKIMLFDEPTSALDPEMVKEVLDVMVKLAEESGVTMLCVTHEMGFARKVADRVIFMDRGEIIEQNTPDAFFDRPQNERTKLFLSQILH; encoded by the coding sequence ATGGCCGAGGCCATCATTCGTATGCAGGGCGTCAACAAGTGGTACGGACAGTTCCACGTTCTGCGCAATATCAATCTGGACGTCGCGCCCGGTGAACGCATCGTTATCTGCGGCCCTTCGGGATCGGGCAAATCCACCCTGATCCGCTGCATCAACCGCCTGGAAGAACACCAGCAGGGCCAGATTGTCGTCAACGGGACGGAACTGACCAACGATCTCAAGCACATCGAGACCATCCGGCGCGAGGTCGGCATGGTGTTCCAGCACTTCAATCTGTTCCCTCACCTGACGGTGCTGGAAAACCTGACGCTGGGGCCCATGTGGGTGCTGAAGAAGCCGCGCGCCGAGGCTGAGGCGACGGCGCTGAAGTATCTGGAACGGGTCCGTATTCCCGAGCAGGCCAACAAGTTTCCGGGACAGCTGTCGGGCGGCCAGCAGCAGCGCGTTGCCATCGCGCGTTCGCTTTGCATGAGCCCGAAGATCATGCTGTTCGATGAGCCGACGTCGGCGCTCGATCCAGAGATGGTGAAGGAAGTGCTGGACGTCATGGTAAAGCTGGCCGAAGAAAGCGGCGTGACCATGCTGTGCGTCACGCACGAGATGGGTTTCGCCCGCAAGGTCGCGGACCGCGTCATCTTCATGGACCGGGGCGAGATCATCGAACAGAACACGCCGGACGCGTTCTTCGACCGTCCGCAGAACGAGCGGACGAAACTGTTCCTGAGCCAGATCCTCCATTAG
- a CDS encoding amino acid ABC transporter permease — MRARLFSSPLNILLTVLIAWFLLLAVPALAEWLVIRANFSASTAQECRASAGACWAFIREKHRLILFGTYPYDEQWRPLLASVVLVAVVVCSGIRRFWRPKLAILWIAGLAVVAVLMWGGVFGLTYVENARWGGLPLTLILATFGIAFAFPIGVLLALGRRSRLPAIKALCVVYIELIRGVPLISLLFMSSVMLPLFLPEGYSIDKLLRAQIAIIMFAAAYIAETVRGGLQAIPKGQYEGAASLGLTYWQQMRKIILPQALRIVIPPLVGIFISLFKDTSLVVIIGIFDLTLAAKAALSDAAWRGFGVEAYLFIAFIYFIFCFSMSKYSQALERRLAQGYQR, encoded by the coding sequence ATGCGGGCCCGGCTGTTTTCCTCGCCCCTGAACATCCTGCTGACGGTCCTTATCGCCTGGTTTCTGCTTCTCGCGGTGCCGGCGCTGGCGGAGTGGCTCGTCATCCGGGCCAATTTCTCGGCGTCTACGGCCCAGGAGTGCCGCGCGTCGGCCGGCGCCTGCTGGGCCTTCATTCGCGAGAAACACCGCCTGATCCTGTTCGGCACCTATCCGTACGACGAACAATGGCGGCCGCTGCTGGCGAGCGTCGTCCTGGTGGCGGTGGTCGTGTGCAGCGGCATCCGCCGTTTCTGGCGGCCGAAACTTGCCATTCTCTGGATCGCCGGACTGGCGGTCGTCGCGGTCCTGATGTGGGGCGGCGTGTTCGGATTGACCTATGTCGAAAACGCCCGCTGGGGCGGACTTCCGCTGACGCTTATCCTTGCCACGTTCGGCATCGCTTTCGCCTTTCCCATCGGCGTGCTGCTCGCGCTGGGCCGGCGATCGCGCCTGCCGGCCATCAAGGCGCTGTGCGTCGTGTACATCGAGCTGATCCGGGGCGTGCCCCTGATCAGCCTGTTGTTCATGTCGTCGGTCATGCTGCCGCTTTTCCTGCCCGAAGGCTATTCCATCGACAAGCTGCTGCGCGCGCAGATCGCCATCATCATGTTCGCCGCGGCCTACATCGCGGAAACGGTGCGCGGGGGGCTGCAAGCCATCCCGAAAGGCCAGTACGAAGGCGCTGCCTCGCTGGGCCTGACCTATTGGCAGCAGATGCGCAAGATCATCCTGCCGCAGGCGCTGCGCATCGTGATCCCTCCGCTGGTCGGCATCTTCATTTCGCTGTTCAAGGACACGTCGCTGGTCGTCATCATCGGCATCTTCGACCTGACGCTGGCGGCCAAGGCCGCGCTGTCCGACGCGGCGTGGCGGGGTTTCGGCGTCGAAGCCTATCTGTTCATCGCCTTCATCTACTTCATTTTCTGTTTCTCGATGTCCAAGTACAGCCAGGCGCTGGAGCGGCGGCTGGCGCAGGGCTATCAACGATAA